One region of Mycolicibacterium rhodesiae NBB3 genomic DNA includes:
- a CDS encoding F0F1 ATP synthase subunit gamma — protein sequence MAATLRELRGRIRSAGSIKKITKAQELIATSRIAKAQARVEAARPYSTEITSMLTELASASALDHPLLVQRENPKRAGVLVVSSDRGLCGAYNANVLRQSEELFSLLREEGKTPVLYTVGRKALGYFSFRQREVTESWTGFSERPTYEQAREIADTLVTAFMSGADDEGEDPGEDGILGVDELHIVFTEFKSMLSQSAAARRIAPMVVEYVEDETPEDGPHTLFSFEPDPETLFDALLPRYVATRVYAALLEAAASESASRRRAMKSATDNADDLIKDLTLMANRERQAQITQEISEIVGGANALADAK from the coding sequence ATGGCTGCAACACTGCGCGAGCTACGTGGACGCATCCGTTCCGCCGGGTCGATCAAGAAGATCACCAAGGCCCAGGAACTGATCGCCACGTCGCGGATCGCCAAGGCGCAGGCCCGAGTCGAGGCCGCCCGGCCCTACTCGACTGAGATCACCAGCATGCTCACCGAGCTCGCCAGTGCCAGCGCGCTGGACCACCCGCTGCTGGTCCAGCGGGAGAACCCGAAGCGGGCCGGTGTGCTGGTGGTGTCGTCGGACCGCGGACTGTGCGGTGCCTATAACGCCAACGTGCTGCGCCAGTCCGAGGAGCTCTTCTCGCTGCTGCGCGAAGAGGGCAAGACGCCGGTGCTCTACACGGTCGGCCGGAAGGCGTTGGGATACTTCAGCTTCCGACAGCGCGAGGTGACCGAGTCCTGGACCGGGTTCTCGGAGCGCCCCACCTACGAGCAAGCGCGTGAGATCGCCGACACCCTGGTGACGGCGTTCATGTCCGGTGCCGACGACGAGGGTGAGGATCCCGGCGAGGATGGCATCCTCGGTGTCGACGAACTGCACATCGTCTTCACCGAATTCAAGTCGATGCTCTCGCAGAGTGCGGCCGCGCGGCGCATCGCACCGATGGTCGTCGAATACGTCGAGGACGAGACGCCCGAAGACGGTCCGCACACGCTGTTTTCGTTCGAGCCGGACCCCGAGACGTTGTTCGACGCTCTGCTGCCGCGCTATGTCGCCACCCGTGTCTACGCCGCACTGTTGGAGGCCGCGGCTTCGGAATCGGCGTCCCGACGCCGCGCGATGAAGTCCGCCACCGATAACGCCGACGATCTGATCAAGGACCTGACCTTGATGGCAAACCGTGAACGTCAGGCACAGATTACCCAGGAAATCAGCGAGATCGTCGGCGGCGCCAACGCGCTGGCCGACGCCAAATAA
- the atpD gene encoding F0F1 ATP synthase subunit beta: MTATAEKTAGRVVRITGPVVDVEFPRGSVPELFNALHAEITYKQMAKTLTLEVAQHLGDSLVRTISMQPTDGLVRGVEVTDTGASISVPVGDGVKGHVFNALGDCLDEPGYGEDFDHWSIHRKPPAFADLEPRTEMLETGLKVVDLLTPYVRGGKIALFGGAGVGKTVLIQEMINRIARNFGGTSVFAGVGERTREGNDLWVELADADVLKDTALVFGQMDEPPGTRMRVALSALTMAEFFRDEQGQDVLLFIDNIFRFTQAGSEVSTLLGRMPSAVGYQPTLADEMGELQERITSTRGKSITSMQAVYVPADDYTDPAPATTFAHLDATTELSRAVFSKGIFPAVDPLASSSTILDPAVVGDEHYRVAQEVIRILQRYKDLQDIIAILGIDELAEEDKQLVQRARRIERFLSQNMMAAEQFTGQPGSTVPLKETVEAFDKLAKGDFDHLPEQAFFLIGGLDDLAKKAESLGAKIDKGSSSGGSSKKDDKKDEKNAQADDSKGEDD, from the coding sequence ATGACTGCTACCGCAGAAAAGACCGCAGGCCGGGTAGTCCGCATCACGGGTCCCGTTGTCGACGTGGAGTTCCCGCGCGGCTCGGTGCCCGAGCTGTTCAACGCGTTGCACGCCGAGATCACCTACAAGCAGATGGCGAAGACGCTGACCCTGGAGGTCGCGCAGCACCTCGGTGACAGCCTGGTACGCACAATCTCCATGCAGCCGACCGACGGTCTGGTCCGCGGTGTCGAGGTGACCGACACCGGTGCCTCGATCTCGGTGCCCGTTGGCGACGGCGTGAAGGGCCACGTGTTCAACGCCCTCGGCGATTGCCTCGACGAGCCCGGCTACGGCGAGGACTTCGACCACTGGTCGATCCACCGCAAGCCACCGGCCTTCGCCGACCTCGAGCCTCGCACCGAGATGCTCGAGACCGGCCTCAAGGTGGTCGACCTGCTCACCCCCTATGTGCGTGGCGGCAAGATCGCCCTGTTCGGCGGCGCCGGTGTGGGTAAGACGGTGCTCATCCAGGAGATGATCAACCGTATCGCCCGCAACTTCGGCGGTACCTCGGTGTTCGCCGGCGTCGGTGAGCGCACCCGTGAGGGCAACGACCTGTGGGTCGAGCTCGCGGACGCCGACGTCCTCAAGGACACCGCGCTGGTGTTCGGTCAGATGGACGAGCCGCCAGGCACCCGTATGCGCGTCGCGCTGTCCGCGCTGACGATGGCGGAGTTCTTCCGCGACGAGCAGGGCCAGGATGTGCTTCTGTTCATCGACAACATCTTCCGGTTCACCCAGGCGGGCTCTGAGGTGTCGACACTCCTCGGTCGTATGCCGTCCGCGGTGGGTTACCAGCCCACCCTGGCCGACGAGATGGGTGAGCTGCAGGAGCGAATCACGTCGACCCGAGGCAAGTCCATCACCTCGATGCAGGCCGTGTACGTGCCCGCCGACGACTACACCGACCCGGCGCCCGCGACCACGTTCGCGCACCTCGATGCCACCACGGAGCTCTCACGTGCGGTGTTCTCGAAGGGCATCTTCCCGGCGGTGGACCCGCTGGCATCGAGCTCGACGATCCTCGACCCCGCGGTTGTGGGTGACGAGCACTACCGGGTGGCCCAAGAAGTGATTCGAATCCTGCAGCGCTACAAGGATCTTCAGGACATCATCGCCATTCTTGGTATCGATGAGCTCGCCGAAGAGGACAAGCAGCTGGTGCAGCGTGCCCGCCGAATCGAGCGCTTCCTGAGCCAGAACATGATGGCGGCCGAGCAGTTCACCGGTCAGCCGGGTTCGACGGTGCCGCTGAAGGAGACCGTCGAAGCCTTCGACAAACTGGCCAAGGGCGACTTCGACCACCTGCCCGAGCAGGCGTTCTTCCTCATCGGAGGCCTGGACGATCTGGCGAAGAAGGCGGAAAGCCTCGGCGCCAAGATCGACAAGGGCAGCAGCAGTGGCGGCTCGTCGAAGAAGGACGACAAGAAGGACGAGAAGAACGCACAGGCCGACGATTCCAAGGGCGAGGACGACTAG
- a CDS encoding F0F1 ATP synthase subunit epsilon, with product MAEMTVEIVAVERELWSGEATFVFTRTTAGEIGILPHHIPLVAQLVDDAMVRVEREGEDDLRIAVDGGFLSVTEETVRILVENAEFESEINGDSAKQDSESDDERTAAWGRARLRALGQID from the coding sequence ATGGCGGAAATGACCGTCGAGATCGTCGCCGTCGAGCGCGAGCTCTGGTCGGGGGAGGCCACTTTCGTCTTCACCCGTACTACCGCAGGAGAGATCGGCATCCTGCCGCATCACATTCCGTTGGTGGCTCAGCTCGTCGACGACGCGATGGTGCGCGTCGAACGCGAAGGTGAGGACGATCTGCGGATCGCGGTCGACGGCGGGTTTCTCTCGGTCACCGAGGAGACGGTGCGGATCCTTGTCGAGAACGCGGAGTTCGAGTCAGAGATCAACGGCGACAGCGCAAAGCAGGACTCGGAGTCCGACGATGAGCGGACCGCGGCATGGGGCAGAGCGCGTCTACGCGCTCTAGGCCAGATCGACTAG
- a CDS encoding DUF2550 domain-containing protein, giving the protein MSAPMFLMVALIGVLLVVVIMMCYRLWKLRQVGGTAAILRDVPAIGGHGWRHGVMRYRGGEAGFYRLSSIRWWPDRTLSRRGLEIVSRRAPRGDEFDIMTDEIVVLELRDSSPERRRGYEVALDRGALTAFLSWVESRPSPRARRRTS; this is encoded by the coding sequence ATGAGCGCGCCCATGTTCCTCATGGTCGCGCTGATTGGTGTGCTGCTGGTGGTCGTCATCATGATGTGCTACCGGCTGTGGAAGCTCCGGCAGGTCGGCGGCACCGCGGCGATCTTGCGCGACGTCCCCGCGATCGGTGGTCACGGCTGGCGTCACGGCGTAATGCGATATCGCGGTGGGGAAGCCGGGTTCTACCGGCTGTCCAGCATCCGATGGTGGCCTGACCGCACATTGAGCCGCCGCGGGTTGGAGATCGTGTCGAGGCGCGCGCCGAGAGGTGACGAGTTCGACATCATGACAGACGAAATCGTGGTTCTCGAACTGCGCGATAGCAGCCCCGAACGCCGACGTGGCTATGAGGTGGCGCTGGATCGCGGCGCATTGACGGCGTTCTTGTCATGGGTCGAATCGAGGCCGTCGCCACGTGCGCGACGCCGCACGTCCTAA
- a CDS encoding cob(I)yrinic acid a,c-diamide adenosyltransferase, giving the protein MAVHLTRIYTRTGDDGTTGLSDFSRVSKHDARLVAYADCDETNAALGVAVALGSPSEQILKVLRQIQNDLFDAGADLSTPVVENPEYPPLRISQSYIDRLEKWCDEFNEPLPALNSFVLPGGSPLSALLHVARTVARRAERSAWVAVEAHGDTISVLPAKYLNRLSDLLFILSRVANPDGDVLWQPGGPATG; this is encoded by the coding sequence ATGGCCGTACATCTGACCCGCATCTATACGCGGACGGGCGATGACGGAACCACCGGCCTGAGCGATTTCAGCAGAGTGTCGAAGCATGACGCCCGGCTCGTGGCATATGCCGACTGCGACGAAACCAATGCGGCCCTCGGCGTGGCGGTAGCCCTGGGTAGCCCGAGTGAGCAGATTCTCAAAGTGCTGAGGCAGATTCAGAACGACCTCTTCGACGCGGGCGCCGACCTGTCCACACCGGTCGTCGAGAACCCTGAATACCCTCCCCTGCGGATCTCGCAGAGTTACATCGACCGGCTGGAGAAATGGTGCGATGAGTTCAACGAGCCGTTACCGGCGTTGAATTCCTTTGTGCTGCCCGGCGGCTCACCCCTGTCCGCTCTGCTGCACGTCGCGCGCACCGTCGCGCGGCGGGCCGAACGATCGGCCTGGGTCGCGGTCGAGGCGCACGGCGACACCATCAGCGTGCTACCCGCCAAGTACCTCAACCGGCTCTCAGACCTGCTGTTCATCCTGTCGCGGGTGGCCAATCCGGACGGCGACGTGTTGTGGCAACCGGGTGGTCCCGCAACGGGTTAG
- the murA gene encoding UDP-N-acetylglucosamine 1-carboxyvinyltransferase: MSERFVVTGGNRLAGEVAVGGAKNSVLKLMAASLLAEGTSTITNCPDILDVPLMAEVLRGLGATVELDGDVVRITSPDEPKYDADFAAVRQFRASVCVLGPLVGRCKRAKVALPGGDAIGSRPLDMHQAGLRQLGARCNIEHGCVVAEADHLRGAEIQLEFPSVGATENILMAAVVAEGVTTIHNAAREPDVIDLCTMLNQMGAQITGAGTSTMTITGVDRLHPTEHRVIGDRIVAATWGIAAAMTRGDISVTGVDPQHLQLVLHKLHDAGATVTQDDNGFRVVQYERPKAVNVATLPFPGFPTDLQPMAIGLASIADGTSMITENVFEARFRFVEEMIRLGADARTDGHHAVVRGIPQLSSAPVWSSDIRAGAGLVLAGLVADGDTEVHDVFHIDRGYPLFVENLISLGAEIERIA; this comes from the coding sequence GTGAGCGAGCGTTTCGTGGTGACCGGTGGAAACCGGTTAGCAGGCGAAGTTGCCGTCGGGGGGGCGAAGAACAGCGTTCTGAAGCTGATGGCGGCATCTCTGCTGGCTGAGGGCACGAGCACGATCACGAACTGCCCCGACATTCTGGACGTGCCGCTGATGGCGGAGGTGCTTCGGGGCCTCGGCGCGACGGTCGAGCTCGACGGTGACGTCGTGCGGATCACCTCACCCGATGAACCCAAGTACGACGCGGACTTCGCCGCCGTCCGGCAGTTCCGCGCGTCGGTGTGCGTTCTGGGTCCGTTGGTCGGGCGCTGCAAGCGCGCCAAAGTCGCCCTGCCTGGCGGCGACGCCATCGGGTCGCGTCCGCTGGACATGCATCAGGCGGGCCTTCGTCAGCTGGGTGCGCGCTGCAATATCGAGCACGGCTGTGTGGTCGCCGAAGCGGATCACCTACGCGGCGCAGAGATTCAGCTGGAGTTCCCGTCGGTGGGTGCCACCGAGAACATCCTGATGGCCGCTGTTGTCGCCGAGGGCGTGACGACGATTCACAATGCGGCGCGCGAGCCCGACGTCATCGACTTGTGCACGATGCTCAACCAGATGGGCGCCCAGATCACTGGTGCTGGGACCTCCACGATGACGATCACGGGCGTCGACCGCCTGCATCCGACCGAGCACCGCGTGATCGGCGACCGCATCGTCGCGGCGACGTGGGGGATCGCCGCGGCGATGACCCGAGGTGACATCTCGGTCACCGGTGTCGACCCGCAGCACCTCCAACTTGTGCTGCACAAACTTCACGACGCAGGCGCGACCGTCACCCAAGATGACAATGGCTTCCGAGTCGTCCAGTACGAGCGGCCGAAGGCAGTCAACGTCGCGACGCTGCCATTCCCCGGGTTTCCGACAGACCTGCAGCCGATGGCCATCGGACTGGCGTCCATCGCCGACGGCACCTCGATGATCACCGAGAACGTCTTCGAGGCGCGGTTCCGCTTCGTCGAGGAAATGATCCGGCTGGGAGCCGACGCTCGCACAGACGGCCACCACGCGGTGGTGCGCGGGATTCCGCAGCTGTCCAGTGCGCCGGTGTGGTCATCCGATATCCGCGCGGGCGCCGGCCTGGTCCTGGCCGGCCTCGTCGCCGACGGTGACACCGAGGTCCACGACGTGTTCCACATCGACCGTGGCTACCCGCTGTTCGTCGAGAATTTGATCAGCCTCGGGGCCGAAATCGAGCGGATCGCCTAG